The following coding sequences are from one Haliotis asinina isolate JCU_RB_2024 chromosome 3, JCU_Hal_asi_v2, whole genome shotgun sequence window:
- the LOC137276773 gene encoding C5a anaphylatoxin chemotactic receptor 1-like, which produces MKQDDNSTRYLQQYDDMYVLKYYPAIAFVAVCMLVGVVGNLLVCYVYLCKFKPSTTRCFIVTLAVLDILNCSLSMSLKIVHMRYHATFGLSNLCRLSTITVTLFSLASAGILVPVAVDRYLKICKPFVRQMTIFHAKVSCWAACTGALVLTIPPAIIHGPTHHPLPEVNATFCYLTDGEGGTLPHVIYSTVQTLLFVWTAGTLFIMYTCIWCRLYKQKRALLQRTIACTLNSSKDNSTGRYPRSTDGTVAISSNVNGTTMNETSSISQPDKHSYDPEKDPCRLNGERAQRVPTSSSGSGVPIGCVNGTMTSYQQNAVKKMTLMLFLISLIFFLSFLPYLIITVYLSINMSFAERVTVIPSTCVIIFERSYFIQSAFNPFIYSFCSVNFRRKLKKICR; this is translated from the coding sequence ATGAAACAAGACGACAACAGCACCAGGTATCTCCAACAGTATGACGACATGTACGTTCTGAAATATTATCCGGCCATCGCGTTTGTAGCTGTGTGCATGTTGGTTGGTGTGGTCGGTAACTTGCTAGTCTGCTATGTGTATCTGTGCAAGTTTAAACCAAGCACAACAAGGTGTTTCATTGTAACACTAGCAGTCCTGGACATTCTGAACTGCTCTCTGAGCATGTCTCTTAAGATCGTACACATGAGATATCATGCGACGTTTGGGTTGTCTAACCTCTGTAGGCTGTCCACAATCACTGTCACGCTCTTCTCGTTGGCATCTGCAGGAATTCTTGTACCAGTCGCAGTTGAcagatatttaaaaatatgcaaACCATTCGTCAGACAGATGACAATTTTCCATGCGAAGGTAAGCTGTTGGGCGGCGTGTACAGGTGCGTTGGTTCTAACAATACCCCCTGCCATCATCCATGGCCCTACCCATCACCCCTTACCTGAAGTAAACGCCACATTTTGCTACCTGACAGACGGAGAAGGGGGAACACTTCCTCATGTAATATACTCTACAGTTCAGACGCTTTTGTTTGTATGGACAGCAGGGACACTTTTTATCATGTACACATGCATATGGTGTAGGCTGTACAAACAGAAGAGAGCCCTTCTTCAAAGGACAATAGCATGTACTTTGAACAGTTCAAAGGATAACAGCACAGGCAGATATCCAAGGTCGACTGATGGAACCGTTGCTATTTCATCTAACGTCAACGGCACGACTATGAATGAGACTTCATCGATATCCCAACCAGACAAACACAGCTATGATCCAGAAAAAGATCCCTGTAGGCTGAACGGTGAACGTGCACAACGTGTCCCTACTAGCTCATCTGGCAGTGGTGTACCAATTGGTTGTGTGAATGGAACTATGACTTCATACCAACAAAATGCAGTAAAGAAGATGACACTGATGTTATTCCTCATTAGTCTTATATTCTTCCTCAGCTTCCTTCCTTATTTAATCATTACGGTGTATCTTTCAATTAATATGAGCTTTGCTGAAAGAGTGACTGTTATTCCAAGCACATGTGTTATAATCTTTGAGAGATCCTACTTTATCCAGAGTGCATTCAATCCCTTTATATACAGCTTCTGTAGCGTGAACTTCCGCcggaaattgaaaaaaatttGTAGATAA